In Ailuropoda melanoleuca isolate Jingjing chromosome 11, ASM200744v2, whole genome shotgun sequence, a genomic segment contains:
- the FGFR3 gene encoding fibroblast growth factor receptor 3 isoform X1, with translation MGAAARALAFCVAVAVVTGAASGPPGMEQRVVRRAAEAPGPELGQQEQLVFGSGDTVELSCHSPAGGPTGPSVWVKDGVGLVPSDRILVGPQRLQVLNASHEDAGAYSCRQRLTQRVLCHFSVRVTDAPSSGDDEDGEDEAEDTAGAPYWTRPERMDKKLLAVPAANTVRFRCPAAGNPTPSISWLKNGKEFRGEHRIGGIKLRHQQWSLVMESVVPSDRGNYTCVVENKFGSIRQTYTLDVLERSPHRPILQAGLPANQTAVLGSDVEFHCKVYSDAQPHIQWLKHVEVNGSKVGPDGTPYVTVLKSWISESVEADARLRLANVSERDGGEYLCRASNFIGVAEKAFWLRVHGPQAAEEELVEAGEAGSVYAGVLSYGVGFLLFILVVAAVTLCRLRTPPKKGLGSPTVHKVSRFPLKRQVTVSLESNSSMNSNTPLVRIARLSSGEGPALANVSELELPADPKWELSRARLTLGKPLGEGCFGQVVMAEAIGIDKDRAAKPVTVAVKMLKDDATDKDLSDLVSEMEMMKMIGRHKNIINLLGACTQGGPLYVLVEYAAKGNLREYLRARRPPGMDYSFDTCKLPEEQLTCKDLVSCAYQVARGMEYLASQKCIHRDLAARNVLVTEDNVMKIADFGLARDVHNLDYYKKTTNGRLPVKWMAPEALFDRVYTHQSDVWSFGVLLWEIFTLGGSPYPGIPVEELFKLLKEGHRMDKPANCTHDLYMIMRECWHAVPSQRPTFKQLVEDLDRILTVTSTDEYLDLSVPFEQYSPGGQDTPSSSSSGDDSVFAHDLLPPAPPGSGGPRT, from the exons AGGCCCCGGGACCTGAGCTTGGCCAGCAGGAGCAGCTGGTCTTTGGCAGTGGGGACACTGTGGAGCTGAGCTGCCATTCGCCTGCCGGTGGTCCCACGGGGCCCAGCGTCTGGGTCAAGGACGGTGTGGGGCTGGTTCCCTCAGACCGCATCCTGGTGGGGCCGCAGCGGCTGCAGGTGCTCAATGCCTCCCATGAGGACGCCGGGGCCTACAGCTGCCGGCAGCGGCTCACCCAACGCGTTCTCTGCCACTTCAGCGTGCGCGTGACAG ATGCTCCGTCGTCTGGAGACGACGAAGACGGGGAGGATGAGGCTGAAGATACAG CAGGGGCCCCCTACTGGACACGGCCCGAGCGGATGGACAAGAAGCTGCTGGCGGTGCCTGCCGCCAACACCGTGCGCTTCCGGTGCCCGGCCGCCGGCAACCCCACGCCATCCATCTCCTGGCTGAAGAACGGCAAGGAGTTCCGAGGCGAGCACCGCATCGGGGGCATCAAG CTGCGGCACCAGCAGTGGAGCCTGGTCATGGAGAGCGTGGTGCCCTCCGACCGCGGGAACTACACGTGTGTCGTGGAGAACAAGTTCGGCAGCATCCGGCAGACCTACACCCTGGACGTGCTGG AGCGCTCTCCGCACCGGCCCATCCTGCAGGCCGGGCTGCCCGCCAATCAGACGGCCGTGCTGGGCAGCGACGTGGAGTTCCACTGCAAGGTGTACAGTGACGCGCAGCCCCACATCCAGTGGCTCAAGCACGTGGAGGTGAACGGCAGCAAAGTGGGGCCCGATGGCACCCCCTACGTCACCGTGCTCAAG TCCTGGATCAGTGAGAGTGTGGAGGCCGACGCACGCCTCCGCCTGGCCAATGTGTCCGAGCGTGACGGGGGCGAGTACCTCTGTCGAGCCTCCAATTTCATAGGCGTGGCTGAGAAGGCCTTTTGGCTGCGTGTTCACGGGCCCCAAGCAG CCGAGGAGGAGCTGGTGGAGGCTGGTGAGGCTGGCAGCGTGTACGCGGGAGTCCTCAGCTATGGGGTGGGCTTCCTCCTCTTCATCCTGGTGGTGGCGGCCGTGACACTGTGCCGCCTGCGCACGCCCCCGAAGAAGGGTCTGGGCTCGCCCACCGTGCACAAGGTCTCCCGCTTCCCGCTCAAGCGACAGGTAACA GTGTCCTTGGAGTCCAACTCGTCCATGAACTCCAACACGCCACTGGTGCGCATTGCCCGGCTGTCTTCTGGGGAGGGCCCTGCGCTGGCCAACGTCTCCGAGCTGGAGTTGCCTGCTGACCCCAAGTGGGAGCTGTCCCGGGCCCG GCTGACCCTGGGTAAGCCTCTTGGGGAGGGCTGCTTCGGCCAAGTGGTCATGGCGGAGGCCATCGGCATCGACAAGGACCGGGCTGCGAAGCCCGTCACCGTGGCCGTGAAGATGCTGaaag ACGACGCCACGGACAAGGACCTCTCGGACCTGGTGTCTGAGATGGAGATGATGAAGATGATCGGCCGGCACAAGAACATCATCAACCTGCTGGGGGCCTGCACCCAGGGCG GGCCCCTGTACGTGCTGGTGGAGTACGCGGCCAAGGGCAACCTGAGGGAGTACCTGCGGGCACGGCGGCCCCCGGGCATGGACTACTCCTTCGACACCTGCAAGCTGCCGGAGGAGCAGCTCACCTGCAAGGACCTGGTGTCCTGCGCCTACCAGGTGGCCCGCGGCATGGAGTACCTGGCCTCGCAGAAG tgcaTCCACAGGGACCTGGCCGCACGCAATGTGCTGGTGACGGAGGACAACGTGATGAAGATTGCGGACTTCGGCCTGGCCCGTGACGTGCACAACCTTGACTACTACAAAAAGACCACCAAC gGCCGGCTGCCCGTGAAGTGGATGGCGCCTGAGGCCTTGTTTGACCGCGTCTACACCCACCAGAGTGACGT CTGGTCCTTTGGGGTCCTGCTGTGGGAGATCTTCACCCTGGGGGGCTCGCCATACCCCGGCATCCCCGTGGAGGAGCTCTTCAAGCTGCTGAAGGAGGGTCACCGCATGGACAAGCCGGCCAACTGCACACACGACCT GTACATGATTATGCGGGAGTGTTGGCACGCGGTGCCCTCCCAGAGGCCCACCTTCAAGCAGCTGGTGGAGGACCTGGACCGCATCCTCACCGTGACGTCCACGGAT GAGTACCTGGACCTGTCCGTGCCTTTCGAGCAGTACTCGCCAGGCGGCCAGGAcacccccagctccagctcctcgGGGGACGACTCTGTGTTTGCCCATGACCTGCTGCCTCCAGCCCCACCTGGCAGTGGGGGCCCGCGGACGTGA
- the FGFR3 gene encoding fibroblast growth factor receptor 3 isoform X7 codes for MGAAARALAFCVAVAVVTGAASGPPGMEQRVVRRAAEAPGPELGQQEQLVFGSGDTVELSCHSPAGGPTGPSVWVKDGVGLVPSDRILVGPQRLQVLNASHEDAGAYSCRQRLTQRVLCHFSVRVTDAPSSGDDEDGEDEAEDTGAPYWTRPERMDKKLLAVPAANTVRFRCPAAGNPTPSISWLKNGKEFRGEHRIGGIKLRHQQWSLVMESVVPSDRGNYTCVVENKFGSIRQTYTLDVLERSPHRPILQAGLPANQTAVLGSDVEFHCKVYSDAQPHIQWLKHVEVNGSKVGPDGTPYVTVLKSWISESVEADARLRLANVSERDGGEYLCRASNFIGVAEKAFWLRVHGPQAAEEELVEAGEAGSVYAGVLSYGVGFLLFILVVAAVTLCRLRTPPKKGLGSPTVHKVSRFPLKRQVSLESNSSMNSNTPLVRIARLSSGEGPALANVSELELPADPKWELSRARLTLGKPLGEGCFGQVVMAEAIGIDKDRAAKPVTVAVKMLKDDATDKDLSDLVSEMEMMKMIGRHKNIINLLGACTQGGPLYVLVEYAAKGNLREYLRARRPPGMDYSFDTCKLPEEQLTCKDLVSCAYQVARGMEYLASQKCIHRDLAARNVLVTEDNVMKIADFGLARDVHNLDYYKKTTNGRLPVKWMAPEALFDRVYTHQSDVWSFGVLLWEIFTLGGSPYPGIPVEELFKLLKEGHRMDKPANCTHDLYMIMRECWHAVPSQRPTFKQLVEDLDRILTVTSTDEYLDLSVPFEQYSPGGQDTPSSSSSGDDSVFAHDLLPPAPPGSGGPRT; via the exons AGGCCCCGGGACCTGAGCTTGGCCAGCAGGAGCAGCTGGTCTTTGGCAGTGGGGACACTGTGGAGCTGAGCTGCCATTCGCCTGCCGGTGGTCCCACGGGGCCCAGCGTCTGGGTCAAGGACGGTGTGGGGCTGGTTCCCTCAGACCGCATCCTGGTGGGGCCGCAGCGGCTGCAGGTGCTCAATGCCTCCCATGAGGACGCCGGGGCCTACAGCTGCCGGCAGCGGCTCACCCAACGCGTTCTCTGCCACTTCAGCGTGCGCGTGACAG ATGCTCCGTCGTCTGGAGACGACGAAGACGGGGAGGATGAGGCTGAAGATACAG GGGCCCCCTACTGGACACGGCCCGAGCGGATGGACAAGAAGCTGCTGGCGGTGCCTGCCGCCAACACCGTGCGCTTCCGGTGCCCGGCCGCCGGCAACCCCACGCCATCCATCTCCTGGCTGAAGAACGGCAAGGAGTTCCGAGGCGAGCACCGCATCGGGGGCATCAAG CTGCGGCACCAGCAGTGGAGCCTGGTCATGGAGAGCGTGGTGCCCTCCGACCGCGGGAACTACACGTGTGTCGTGGAGAACAAGTTCGGCAGCATCCGGCAGACCTACACCCTGGACGTGCTGG AGCGCTCTCCGCACCGGCCCATCCTGCAGGCCGGGCTGCCCGCCAATCAGACGGCCGTGCTGGGCAGCGACGTGGAGTTCCACTGCAAGGTGTACAGTGACGCGCAGCCCCACATCCAGTGGCTCAAGCACGTGGAGGTGAACGGCAGCAAAGTGGGGCCCGATGGCACCCCCTACGTCACCGTGCTCAAG TCCTGGATCAGTGAGAGTGTGGAGGCCGACGCACGCCTCCGCCTGGCCAATGTGTCCGAGCGTGACGGGGGCGAGTACCTCTGTCGAGCCTCCAATTTCATAGGCGTGGCTGAGAAGGCCTTTTGGCTGCGTGTTCACGGGCCCCAAGCAG CCGAGGAGGAGCTGGTGGAGGCTGGTGAGGCTGGCAGCGTGTACGCGGGAGTCCTCAGCTATGGGGTGGGCTTCCTCCTCTTCATCCTGGTGGTGGCGGCCGTGACACTGTGCCGCCTGCGCACGCCCCCGAAGAAGGGTCTGGGCTCGCCCACCGTGCACAAGGTCTCCCGCTTCCCGCTCAAGCGACAG GTGTCCTTGGAGTCCAACTCGTCCATGAACTCCAACACGCCACTGGTGCGCATTGCCCGGCTGTCTTCTGGGGAGGGCCCTGCGCTGGCCAACGTCTCCGAGCTGGAGTTGCCTGCTGACCCCAAGTGGGAGCTGTCCCGGGCCCG GCTGACCCTGGGTAAGCCTCTTGGGGAGGGCTGCTTCGGCCAAGTGGTCATGGCGGAGGCCATCGGCATCGACAAGGACCGGGCTGCGAAGCCCGTCACCGTGGCCGTGAAGATGCTGaaag ACGACGCCACGGACAAGGACCTCTCGGACCTGGTGTCTGAGATGGAGATGATGAAGATGATCGGCCGGCACAAGAACATCATCAACCTGCTGGGGGCCTGCACCCAGGGCG GGCCCCTGTACGTGCTGGTGGAGTACGCGGCCAAGGGCAACCTGAGGGAGTACCTGCGGGCACGGCGGCCCCCGGGCATGGACTACTCCTTCGACACCTGCAAGCTGCCGGAGGAGCAGCTCACCTGCAAGGACCTGGTGTCCTGCGCCTACCAGGTGGCCCGCGGCATGGAGTACCTGGCCTCGCAGAAG tgcaTCCACAGGGACCTGGCCGCACGCAATGTGCTGGTGACGGAGGACAACGTGATGAAGATTGCGGACTTCGGCCTGGCCCGTGACGTGCACAACCTTGACTACTACAAAAAGACCACCAAC gGCCGGCTGCCCGTGAAGTGGATGGCGCCTGAGGCCTTGTTTGACCGCGTCTACACCCACCAGAGTGACGT CTGGTCCTTTGGGGTCCTGCTGTGGGAGATCTTCACCCTGGGGGGCTCGCCATACCCCGGCATCCCCGTGGAGGAGCTCTTCAAGCTGCTGAAGGAGGGTCACCGCATGGACAAGCCGGCCAACTGCACACACGACCT GTACATGATTATGCGGGAGTGTTGGCACGCGGTGCCCTCCCAGAGGCCCACCTTCAAGCAGCTGGTGGAGGACCTGGACCGCATCCTCACCGTGACGTCCACGGAT GAGTACCTGGACCTGTCCGTGCCTTTCGAGCAGTACTCGCCAGGCGGCCAGGAcacccccagctccagctcctcgGGGGACGACTCTGTGTTTGCCCATGACCTGCTGCCTCCAGCCCCACCTGGCAGTGGGGGCCCGCGGACGTGA
- the FGFR3 gene encoding fibroblast growth factor receptor 3 isoform X2, with amino-acid sequence MGAAARALAFCVAVAVVTGAASGPPGMEQRVVRRAAEAPGPELGQQEQLVFGSGDTVELSCHSPAGGPTGPSVWVKDGVGLVPSDRILVGPQRLQVLNASHEDAGAYSCRQRLTQRVLCHFSVRVTDAPSSGDDEDGEDEAEDTGAPYWTRPERMDKKLLAVPAANTVRFRCPAAGNPTPSISWLKNGKEFRGEHRIGGIKLRHQQWSLVMESVVPSDRGNYTCVVENKFGSIRQTYTLDVLERSPHRPILQAGLPANQTAVLGSDVEFHCKVYSDAQPHIQWLKHVEVNGSKVGPDGTPYVTVLKSWISESVEADARLRLANVSERDGGEYLCRASNFIGVAEKAFWLRVHGPQAAEEELVEAGEAGSVYAGVLSYGVGFLLFILVVAAVTLCRLRTPPKKGLGSPTVHKVSRFPLKRQVTVSLESNSSMNSNTPLVRIARLSSGEGPALANVSELELPADPKWELSRARLTLGKPLGEGCFGQVVMAEAIGIDKDRAAKPVTVAVKMLKDDATDKDLSDLVSEMEMMKMIGRHKNIINLLGACTQGGPLYVLVEYAAKGNLREYLRARRPPGMDYSFDTCKLPEEQLTCKDLVSCAYQVARGMEYLASQKCIHRDLAARNVLVTEDNVMKIADFGLARDVHNLDYYKKTTNGRLPVKWMAPEALFDRVYTHQSDVWSFGVLLWEIFTLGGSPYPGIPVEELFKLLKEGHRMDKPANCTHDLYMIMRECWHAVPSQRPTFKQLVEDLDRILTVTSTDEYLDLSVPFEQYSPGGQDTPSSSSSGDDSVFAHDLLPPAPPGSGGPRT; translated from the exons AGGCCCCGGGACCTGAGCTTGGCCAGCAGGAGCAGCTGGTCTTTGGCAGTGGGGACACTGTGGAGCTGAGCTGCCATTCGCCTGCCGGTGGTCCCACGGGGCCCAGCGTCTGGGTCAAGGACGGTGTGGGGCTGGTTCCCTCAGACCGCATCCTGGTGGGGCCGCAGCGGCTGCAGGTGCTCAATGCCTCCCATGAGGACGCCGGGGCCTACAGCTGCCGGCAGCGGCTCACCCAACGCGTTCTCTGCCACTTCAGCGTGCGCGTGACAG ATGCTCCGTCGTCTGGAGACGACGAAGACGGGGAGGATGAGGCTGAAGATACAG GGGCCCCCTACTGGACACGGCCCGAGCGGATGGACAAGAAGCTGCTGGCGGTGCCTGCCGCCAACACCGTGCGCTTCCGGTGCCCGGCCGCCGGCAACCCCACGCCATCCATCTCCTGGCTGAAGAACGGCAAGGAGTTCCGAGGCGAGCACCGCATCGGGGGCATCAAG CTGCGGCACCAGCAGTGGAGCCTGGTCATGGAGAGCGTGGTGCCCTCCGACCGCGGGAACTACACGTGTGTCGTGGAGAACAAGTTCGGCAGCATCCGGCAGACCTACACCCTGGACGTGCTGG AGCGCTCTCCGCACCGGCCCATCCTGCAGGCCGGGCTGCCCGCCAATCAGACGGCCGTGCTGGGCAGCGACGTGGAGTTCCACTGCAAGGTGTACAGTGACGCGCAGCCCCACATCCAGTGGCTCAAGCACGTGGAGGTGAACGGCAGCAAAGTGGGGCCCGATGGCACCCCCTACGTCACCGTGCTCAAG TCCTGGATCAGTGAGAGTGTGGAGGCCGACGCACGCCTCCGCCTGGCCAATGTGTCCGAGCGTGACGGGGGCGAGTACCTCTGTCGAGCCTCCAATTTCATAGGCGTGGCTGAGAAGGCCTTTTGGCTGCGTGTTCACGGGCCCCAAGCAG CCGAGGAGGAGCTGGTGGAGGCTGGTGAGGCTGGCAGCGTGTACGCGGGAGTCCTCAGCTATGGGGTGGGCTTCCTCCTCTTCATCCTGGTGGTGGCGGCCGTGACACTGTGCCGCCTGCGCACGCCCCCGAAGAAGGGTCTGGGCTCGCCCACCGTGCACAAGGTCTCCCGCTTCCCGCTCAAGCGACAGGTAACA GTGTCCTTGGAGTCCAACTCGTCCATGAACTCCAACACGCCACTGGTGCGCATTGCCCGGCTGTCTTCTGGGGAGGGCCCTGCGCTGGCCAACGTCTCCGAGCTGGAGTTGCCTGCTGACCCCAAGTGGGAGCTGTCCCGGGCCCG GCTGACCCTGGGTAAGCCTCTTGGGGAGGGCTGCTTCGGCCAAGTGGTCATGGCGGAGGCCATCGGCATCGACAAGGACCGGGCTGCGAAGCCCGTCACCGTGGCCGTGAAGATGCTGaaag ACGACGCCACGGACAAGGACCTCTCGGACCTGGTGTCTGAGATGGAGATGATGAAGATGATCGGCCGGCACAAGAACATCATCAACCTGCTGGGGGCCTGCACCCAGGGCG GGCCCCTGTACGTGCTGGTGGAGTACGCGGCCAAGGGCAACCTGAGGGAGTACCTGCGGGCACGGCGGCCCCCGGGCATGGACTACTCCTTCGACACCTGCAAGCTGCCGGAGGAGCAGCTCACCTGCAAGGACCTGGTGTCCTGCGCCTACCAGGTGGCCCGCGGCATGGAGTACCTGGCCTCGCAGAAG tgcaTCCACAGGGACCTGGCCGCACGCAATGTGCTGGTGACGGAGGACAACGTGATGAAGATTGCGGACTTCGGCCTGGCCCGTGACGTGCACAACCTTGACTACTACAAAAAGACCACCAAC gGCCGGCTGCCCGTGAAGTGGATGGCGCCTGAGGCCTTGTTTGACCGCGTCTACACCCACCAGAGTGACGT CTGGTCCTTTGGGGTCCTGCTGTGGGAGATCTTCACCCTGGGGGGCTCGCCATACCCCGGCATCCCCGTGGAGGAGCTCTTCAAGCTGCTGAAGGAGGGTCACCGCATGGACAAGCCGGCCAACTGCACACACGACCT GTACATGATTATGCGGGAGTGTTGGCACGCGGTGCCCTCCCAGAGGCCCACCTTCAAGCAGCTGGTGGAGGACCTGGACCGCATCCTCACCGTGACGTCCACGGAT GAGTACCTGGACCTGTCCGTGCCTTTCGAGCAGTACTCGCCAGGCGGCCAGGAcacccccagctccagctcctcgGGGGACGACTCTGTGTTTGCCCATGACCTGCTGCCTCCAGCCCCACCTGGCAGTGGGGGCCCGCGGACGTGA
- the FGFR3 gene encoding fibroblast growth factor receptor 3 isoform X3: protein MGAAARALAFCVAVAVVTGAASGPPGMEQRVVRRAAEAPGPELGQQEQLVFGSGDTVELSCHSPAGGPTGPSVWVKDGVGLVPSDRILVGPQRLQVLNASHEDAGAYSCRQRLTQRVLCHFSVRVTDAPSSGDDEDGEDEAEDTAGAPYWTRPERMDKKLLAVPAANTVRFRCPAAGNPTPSISWLKNGKEFRGEHRIGGIKLRHQQWSLVMESVVPSDRGNYTCVVENKFGSIRQTYTLDVLERSPHRPILQAGLPANQTAVLGSDVEFHCKVYSDAQPHIQWLKHVEVNGSKVGPDGTPYVTVLKSWISESVEADARLRLANVSERDGGEYLCRASNFIGVAEKAFWLRVHGPQAAEEELVEAGEAGSVYAGVLSYGVGFLLFILVVAAVTLCRLRTPPKKGLGSPTVHKVSRFPLKRQQVSLESNSSMNSNTPLVRIARLSSGEGPALANVSELELPADPKWELSRARLTLGKPLGEGCFGQVVMAEAIGIDKDRAAKPVTVAVKMLKDDATDKDLSDLVSEMEMMKMIGRHKNIINLLGACTQGGPLYVLVEYAAKGNLREYLRARRPPGMDYSFDTCKLPEEQLTCKDLVSCAYQVARGMEYLASQKCIHRDLAARNVLVTEDNVMKIADFGLARDVHNLDYYKKTTNGRLPVKWMAPEALFDRVYTHQSDVWSFGVLLWEIFTLGGSPYPGIPVEELFKLLKEGHRMDKPANCTHDLYMIMRECWHAVPSQRPTFKQLVEDLDRILTVTSTDEYLDLSVPFEQYSPGGQDTPSSSSSGDDSVFAHDLLPPAPPGSGGPRT from the exons AGGCCCCGGGACCTGAGCTTGGCCAGCAGGAGCAGCTGGTCTTTGGCAGTGGGGACACTGTGGAGCTGAGCTGCCATTCGCCTGCCGGTGGTCCCACGGGGCCCAGCGTCTGGGTCAAGGACGGTGTGGGGCTGGTTCCCTCAGACCGCATCCTGGTGGGGCCGCAGCGGCTGCAGGTGCTCAATGCCTCCCATGAGGACGCCGGGGCCTACAGCTGCCGGCAGCGGCTCACCCAACGCGTTCTCTGCCACTTCAGCGTGCGCGTGACAG ATGCTCCGTCGTCTGGAGACGACGAAGACGGGGAGGATGAGGCTGAAGATACAG CAGGGGCCCCCTACTGGACACGGCCCGAGCGGATGGACAAGAAGCTGCTGGCGGTGCCTGCCGCCAACACCGTGCGCTTCCGGTGCCCGGCCGCCGGCAACCCCACGCCATCCATCTCCTGGCTGAAGAACGGCAAGGAGTTCCGAGGCGAGCACCGCATCGGGGGCATCAAG CTGCGGCACCAGCAGTGGAGCCTGGTCATGGAGAGCGTGGTGCCCTCCGACCGCGGGAACTACACGTGTGTCGTGGAGAACAAGTTCGGCAGCATCCGGCAGACCTACACCCTGGACGTGCTGG AGCGCTCTCCGCACCGGCCCATCCTGCAGGCCGGGCTGCCCGCCAATCAGACGGCCGTGCTGGGCAGCGACGTGGAGTTCCACTGCAAGGTGTACAGTGACGCGCAGCCCCACATCCAGTGGCTCAAGCACGTGGAGGTGAACGGCAGCAAAGTGGGGCCCGATGGCACCCCCTACGTCACCGTGCTCAAG TCCTGGATCAGTGAGAGTGTGGAGGCCGACGCACGCCTCCGCCTGGCCAATGTGTCCGAGCGTGACGGGGGCGAGTACCTCTGTCGAGCCTCCAATTTCATAGGCGTGGCTGAGAAGGCCTTTTGGCTGCGTGTTCACGGGCCCCAAGCAG CCGAGGAGGAGCTGGTGGAGGCTGGTGAGGCTGGCAGCGTGTACGCGGGAGTCCTCAGCTATGGGGTGGGCTTCCTCCTCTTCATCCTGGTGGTGGCGGCCGTGACACTGTGCCGCCTGCGCACGCCCCCGAAGAAGGGTCTGGGCTCGCCCACCGTGCACAAGGTCTCCCGCTTCCCGCTCAAGCGACAG CAGGTGTCCTTGGAGTCCAACTCGTCCATGAACTCCAACACGCCACTGGTGCGCATTGCCCGGCTGTCTTCTGGGGAGGGCCCTGCGCTGGCCAACGTCTCCGAGCTGGAGTTGCCTGCTGACCCCAAGTGGGAGCTGTCCCGGGCCCG GCTGACCCTGGGTAAGCCTCTTGGGGAGGGCTGCTTCGGCCAAGTGGTCATGGCGGAGGCCATCGGCATCGACAAGGACCGGGCTGCGAAGCCCGTCACCGTGGCCGTGAAGATGCTGaaag ACGACGCCACGGACAAGGACCTCTCGGACCTGGTGTCTGAGATGGAGATGATGAAGATGATCGGCCGGCACAAGAACATCATCAACCTGCTGGGGGCCTGCACCCAGGGCG GGCCCCTGTACGTGCTGGTGGAGTACGCGGCCAAGGGCAACCTGAGGGAGTACCTGCGGGCACGGCGGCCCCCGGGCATGGACTACTCCTTCGACACCTGCAAGCTGCCGGAGGAGCAGCTCACCTGCAAGGACCTGGTGTCCTGCGCCTACCAGGTGGCCCGCGGCATGGAGTACCTGGCCTCGCAGAAG tgcaTCCACAGGGACCTGGCCGCACGCAATGTGCTGGTGACGGAGGACAACGTGATGAAGATTGCGGACTTCGGCCTGGCCCGTGACGTGCACAACCTTGACTACTACAAAAAGACCACCAAC gGCCGGCTGCCCGTGAAGTGGATGGCGCCTGAGGCCTTGTTTGACCGCGTCTACACCCACCAGAGTGACGT CTGGTCCTTTGGGGTCCTGCTGTGGGAGATCTTCACCCTGGGGGGCTCGCCATACCCCGGCATCCCCGTGGAGGAGCTCTTCAAGCTGCTGAAGGAGGGTCACCGCATGGACAAGCCGGCCAACTGCACACACGACCT GTACATGATTATGCGGGAGTGTTGGCACGCGGTGCCCTCCCAGAGGCCCACCTTCAAGCAGCTGGTGGAGGACCTGGACCGCATCCTCACCGTGACGTCCACGGAT GAGTACCTGGACCTGTCCGTGCCTTTCGAGCAGTACTCGCCAGGCGGCCAGGAcacccccagctccagctcctcgGGGGACGACTCTGTGTTTGCCCATGACCTGCTGCCTCCAGCCCCACCTGGCAGTGGGGGCCCGCGGACGTGA